The region ACACCCAAATATTTTGATATATATTTTTTATTTTTTTACTATAACTTAAAATTATCTAACGGATTATATATCTCCGTTTTTACATGCGTAATATTTTCGTTGTTTTACTCGAACCGTGTTATAATAGCTTCTGAATCAAATTACACCGCTATCAGATAGTGTGTTGCAAAGCTATGCTTTGGTAGGCTAGTGTAAAAGTAGTCTTATTTTTTGTTCTTTCCAAGGTTTTCTTAATTATATCTATATATAAACTATATATGCATAATTGAGGGCTAAAGTAGAGATATATCTTTTGACTAATCCACCGCTAAGCTTAATCAGAGATTAAGCTTGATTTAAAATACAATCTCCTGACCGAGCGAAGGATGAAAGATTAATATTAACCCTAATTTCTATAATTTAATTTTTAGTCTTTTCAGAATACTGCTGATGTAAGATGTACAATCATCATCACCTTCCGCAGGAGCCCATGGCGCAAAGTTTTTATCTATCGCAGCATTATAAGGACCATCTTTTACTTCATAAGCAACAGAGCCGGCTTCTAAACAAATAATAGTATGCCAGATTCGGGGAGCAATTTCGGCTCCATAATTTCCTTTTCCGGCTTCTAAAATAATATGGTCGCTTATATTTCCGTTATCGTCAAACTCTACAACTAATATACGACCGCGTAAAACAAAAAAGGCTTCTACTTTATCAGGATTCTCGTGTTTGTGAGGTTGAATATAAGTGTTTAACTCTAACGCATTTAACATGCGTTGTAGCCTTGCGTTATCTT is a window of Bacteroidales bacterium DNA encoding:
- a CDS encoding WbuC family cupin fold metalloprotein encodes the protein MIKINEEFISITSDKAKISRRRRQNFNFHKEDNARLQRMLNALELNTYIQPHKHENPDKVEAFFVLRGRILVVEFDDNGNISDHIILEAGKGNYGAEIAPRIWHTIICLEAGSVAYEVKDGPYNAAIDKNFAPWAPAEGDDDCTSYISSILKRLKIKL